One region of Luteolibacter yonseiensis genomic DNA includes:
- a CDS encoding Rrf2 family transcriptional regulator has protein sequence MAANNQFSIAVHLMAGLGFCTATDRTSAQLAASVNTSPSFIRRTLAKLSKAGLIETSKGKNGFCRLGKKPSEISLLDIYLAVEAPKAFSIHHYEETKPCQVSCNIKSVLEDALNKTQKGMEDSLAKISLCDLLSDIKKC, from the coding sequence ATGGCAGCCAACAACCAATTCTCGATCGCGGTGCACCTGATGGCCGGGCTCGGGTTTTGCACGGCCACGGACCGGACCTCGGCCCAGCTCGCGGCGAGCGTGAACACGAGTCCGAGCTTCATCCGCCGGACTCTGGCGAAGCTGTCGAAGGCCGGACTGATCGAAACCTCCAAGGGCAAGAACGGTTTCTGCCGCCTTGGCAAGAAGCCGTCCGAGATTTCCCTGTTGGATATTTACCTCGCGGTCGAGGCTCCCAAGGCGTTCTCCATCCACCACTACGAGGAAACCAAGCCTTGTCAGGTGAGCTGCAACATCAAGTCCGTCCTGGAGGACGCGCTGAACAAGACGCAGAAGGGCATGGAAGACAGCCTCGCGAAGATCTCCCTCTGCGACCTCCTCTCGGACATCAAGAAATGCTGA
- a CDS encoding NAD(P)H-dependent oxidoreductase — MSTITRNQLLDQLNWRYATKQFDPSKKISAEDWDTLEEALRLSASSVGLQPWKFLVVEDPELRATLQPVSYGQSQIVDASHLVVFTTKFNLSEADVDAHIAKTAEVRGISVEDLAPLRGMAVGGIIAGKSEEERRNWAFNQTYIALGNLLTSAALLGIDACPMEGFSREEYDRILGLTEQGLASAAVVTLGYRSSEDKYGNAPKVRFDRDEVILHL, encoded by the coding sequence ATGAGCACCATCACACGCAACCAACTCCTCGATCAACTCAACTGGCGCTACGCCACCAAGCAGTTCGACCCCTCCAAGAAAATCAGCGCCGAAGACTGGGACACGCTTGAAGAAGCGCTCCGGCTCTCGGCTTCCAGCGTCGGCCTCCAGCCGTGGAAATTCCTCGTCGTCGAAGACCCTGAACTGCGCGCCACATTGCAGCCGGTGTCCTACGGCCAGTCACAGATCGTGGACGCTTCTCACCTCGTCGTTTTCACCACGAAGTTCAATCTCAGCGAGGCGGATGTCGATGCGCACATCGCGAAAACCGCCGAGGTCCGGGGCATTTCCGTCGAAGACCTCGCGCCGCTGAGAGGCATGGCGGTCGGCGGCATCATCGCGGGAAAATCTGAAGAAGAACGCCGCAACTGGGCGTTCAACCAAACCTACATCGCCCTCGGTAACCTGCTGACCAGCGCGGCTTTGCTGGGTATCGACGCCTGCCCGATGGAGGGATTCTCCCGTGAGGAATACGACCGCATCCTCGGCCTGACCGAACAGGGCCTCGCCTCCGCCGCCGTCGTCACGCTCGGCTACCGCTCCAGCGAAGACAAGTACGGCAACGCGCCGAAAGTCCGCTTCGACCGCGACGAGGTCATCCTGCATCTCTGA
- a CDS encoding SDR family NAD(P)-dependent oxidoreductase, which produces MSTSSKLAGKTAIVTGASKGIGASIAIHLAAEGAEVVVNYSSDQAGADKTVAEITAAGGKAVAVKASVAVPAEIEHLVAESVKAFGKVDILVNNAGVYQFAPLEETTPELFHRQFDINVLGLILTTQAAVRHFPAEGGSIINISSVASTLGMPGGAVYCGTKAAVDAVTRSLAKELGGRGIRVNSINPGMVTTEGTASAGIDGSDFQKTVIATTPLGRIGVPQDIATAAVFLASSDSSWISGETLFISGGFR; this is translated from the coding sequence ATGAGCACATCAAGCAAACTCGCGGGGAAAACCGCCATCGTCACCGGAGCATCCAAAGGCATCGGCGCATCCATCGCAATCCACCTCGCCGCCGAGGGCGCGGAGGTCGTCGTGAACTATTCCTCCGACCAGGCCGGGGCGGACAAGACCGTGGCGGAGATCACCGCCGCCGGTGGCAAGGCGGTCGCGGTGAAGGCGAGCGTCGCCGTCCCCGCCGAGATCGAACACCTTGTCGCCGAGAGTGTGAAAGCCTTTGGCAAGGTGGACATCCTCGTCAACAACGCCGGAGTCTATCAATTCGCCCCGCTGGAGGAAACCACTCCGGAACTTTTCCATCGCCAGTTCGACATCAACGTGCTCGGTCTCATCCTCACCACGCAGGCGGCGGTCCGCCATTTCCCTGCGGAGGGCGGATCGATCATCAACATCAGCTCGGTCGCCAGCACGCTCGGCATGCCCGGCGGCGCGGTCTATTGCGGCACCAAGGCCGCGGTCGATGCCGTCACCCGCTCGCTCGCCAAGGAACTCGGGGGACGCGGCATCCGGGTGAACTCGATCAACCCGGGCATGGTCACCACCGAGGGGACGGCCAGCGCCGGCATCGATGGCAGTGATTTCCAAAAAACCGTCATCGCCACGACACCGCTCGGACGCATCGGCGTGCCGCAGGACATCGCCACCGCCGCCGTCTTCCTCGCCTCGTCGGATTCCTCATGGATCTCCGGTGAGACCCTCTTCATCAGCGGAGGCTTCCGCTGA